The following are from one region of the Quercus robur chromosome 1, dhQueRobu3.1, whole genome shotgun sequence genome:
- the LOC126691948 gene encoding uncharacterized protein LOC126691948 isoform X3 — protein sequence MSSETEETAMASLGMKKRKKYWSQSQSPMIMTTSAVSSLDSSASQLHTHENVYSSRKIIINNKLDVPNNKSVQVEEESFIIEKRKSNNRARHRPRPRRGGKNRVVVLSPYFAKQQQRPTTSTSTRIINKSNEIDLGFDGNAQGRRKDSRRYTQQGLEYEDHKMESDYQIASPLEDGSLQNEILKLEDLLSQCTYKTKDGQYDDVDGGRNLAAEVENEAVMLPSIYANLKEDQLQQPGLQIGKLSHSKRRRRNEKQQAIARVDIRKVSPYFANEGGPKVEETIPNKNTVISKHSRGDGDPRKDKKRGKRKDDRISKECTKSNEILGFEKAVLIDEDVGLTEVFDGNAKGRRKDSRHYTRDFHKMVVKDEEREMADEEQKMEVDYKIKRRTSPFEGSLQKEDLKLEDVLSQYTYRSHDMTENGKNGQHDEEQEKKCSEKLSFPFEMTNNSSVLPDDGSRNLAGKIENEAVILPSIHTNLKEEQVPQNGLEIGKVSRSKWRRRNEKQQAIAQVEIRKVSPYFWRSTGQVVRNDGDGTKKIKPPRRCARTHATSVRVSPYFQKISKEEENEDGRLLEGSNGYKKPVAIRTVLSSSEKLDDAYRRKSPDNTWKPPRTTPGLLQERHAHDPWRVLVICMLLNRTSGFQARRVISNLFTLCPDAKTATEVAKEEIEKIIKTLGLQKKRASMIQRLSREYMGESWTHVTQLHGVGKKVGPGKA from the exons ATGTCGTCGGAAACAGAAGAAACGGCGATGGCGTCGTTGGGtatgaagaaaaggaaaaagtattGGTCTCAGTCTCAGTCTCCGATGATCATGACAACCTCCGCCGTAAGTTCTCTCGATTCCTCTGCATCTCAATTACATACTCATGAGAATGTTTATTCTTCTAGGAAAatcatcatcaacaataaaCTTGATGTTCCAAATAATAAGAGTGTACAAGTAGAAGAAGAGTCGTTTAttattgagaaaagaaaatcgAATAATAGAGCTAGACATAGACCTAGACCTAGACGAGGAGGTAAGAATAGGGTTGTGGTGCTTTCTCCTTATTTTGCTAAGCAACAACAACGACCCACCACCAGCACCAGCACCAGAATCATCAACAAGTCGAATGAGATTGATCTGGGGTTTGATGGTAATGCCCAGGGGAGACGAAAGGATAGTCGGCGTTACACGCAGCAGGGTTTGGAATATGAAGATCATAAAATGGAGTCCGATTACCAAATAGCCAGTCCACTTGAGGATGGAAGTTTACAAAATGAGATTTTAAAGCTTGAAGATCTCCTCTCACAATGCACTTACAAGACAAAGGATGGCCAGTATGACGATGTTGATGGTGGCAGGAACTTAGCTGCGGAGGTTGAGAATGAGGCTGTTATGTTACCAAGCATTTATGCTAACTTGAAAGAAGACCAATTGCAGCAACCTGGGTTACAAATTGGAAAGCTTTCTCATTCCAAGCGCAggagaagaaatgaaaaacagcAAGCAATAGCTCGTGTTGATATTCGAAAGGTCTCCCCTTACTTTGCAAATGAAGGAGGACCCAAGGTTGAGGAGACCATTCCCAACAAAAACACTGTAATATCAAAGCATAGTAGAGGTGATGGTGACCCAAGGAAGGATAAGAAGAGGGGGAAGAGAAAGGATGATAGAATTAGCAAGGAGTGTACCAAGTCTAATGAGATACTGGGGTTTGAGAAAGCCGTTTTAATAGATGAGGATGTAGGTTTAACTGAAGTTTTTGATGGTAATGCCAAGGGGAGAAGAAAGGATAGCAGGCATTACACGCGGGATTTTCACAAAATGGTAGTTAAAGATGAGGAGAGGGAGATGGCGGATGAAGAGCAAAAAATGGAGGTAGATTACAAAATAAAACGTAGGACTAGTCCATTTGAGGGAAGTTTACAAAAAGAGGATTTGAAGCTTGAGGATGTTCTGTCACAATACACTTACAGGAGTCATGATATGACAGAGAACGGAAAGAATGGCCAGCATGATGAGGAGCAAGAGAAGAAATGTAGCGAGAAACTTAGTTTCCCATTTGAGATGACAAACAATTCATCCGTTCTACCTGATGATGGTAGCAGGAACTTGGCTGGGAAGATTGAGAATGAGGCTGTTATATTGCCAAGCATTCATacaaacttgaaagaagagCAAGTGCCGCAAAATGGGTTAGAAATTGGAAAGGTTTCTCGTTCCAAGTGGAggagaagaaatgaaaaacagcAAGCAATAGCTCAAGTTGAAATTCGAAAGGTCTCCCCTTACTTCTGGAGGTCAACGGGACAGGTGGTAAGAAATGATGGTGAtggtacaaaaaaaattaaaccaccAAGACGTTGTGCAAGAACTCATGCTACTTCTGTGAGGGTCTCACCCTACTTCCAAAAGAtatccaaagaagaagaaaatgaagatggCCGTTTGTTGGAAGGTAGCAATGGATATAAAAAACCTGTTGCAATTAGGACtgttctttcttcttctgagAAGCTAGACGATGCATACCGAAGAAAAAGTCCAGATAACACGTGGAAGCCTCCGCGCACCACACCTGGTCTACTCCAAGAGCGTCATGCCCATGATCCTTGGAGGGTATTGGTGATATGTATGCTCCTAAATCGGACATCTGGTTTTCAG GCTAGAAGGGTTATATCGAATCTCTTTACTCTTTGTCCTGATGCAAAGACAGCAACTGAGGTTGCCAAAGAGGAAATAGAAAAGATTATAAAAACTCTAGGTCTACAAAAGAAGAGGGCTTCGATGATACAACGCTTGTCTCGGGAGTATATGGGGGAAAGCTGGACCCATGTGACTCAGCTGCATGGTGTTGGCAA GAAAGTGGGACCAGGTAAGGCCTAA
- the LOC126691948 gene encoding uncharacterized protein LOC126691948 isoform X1 codes for MSSETEETAMASLGMKKRKKYWSQSQSPMIMTTSAVSSLDSSASQLHTHENVYSSRKIIINNKLDVPNNKSVQVEEESFIIEKRKSNNRARHRPRPRRGGKNRVVVLSPYFAKQQQRPTTSTSTRIINKSNEIDLGFDGNAQGRRKDSRRYTQQGLEYEDHKMESDYQIASPLEDGSLQNEILKLEDLLSQCTYKTKDGQYDDVDGGRNLAAEVENEAVMLPSIYANLKEDQLQQPGLQIGKLSHSKRRRRNEKQQAIARVDIRKVSPYFANEGGPKVEETIPNKNTVISKHSRGDGDPRKDKKRGKRKDDRISKECTKSNEILGFEKAVLIDEDVGLTEVFDGNAKGRRKDSRHYTRDFHKMVVKDEEREMADEEQKMEVDYKIKRRTSPFEGSLQKEDLKLEDVLSQYTYRSHDMTENGKNGQHDEEQEKKCSEKLSFPFEMTNNSSVLPDDGSRNLAGKIENEAVILPSIHTNLKEEQVPQNGLEIGKVSRSKWRRRNEKQQAIAQVEIRKVSPYFWRSTGQVVRNDGDGTKKIKPPRRCARTHATSVRVSPYFQKISKEEENEDGRLLEGSNGYKKPVAIRTVLSSSEKLDDAYRRKSPDNTWKPPRTTPGLLQERHAHDPWRVLVICMLLNRTSGFQARRVISNLFTLCPDAKTATEVAKEEIEKIIKTLGLQKKRASMIQRLSREYMGESWTHVTQLHGVGKYAADAYAIFCTGKWDQVRPNDHMLNHYWRFLKDRERKRGLI; via the exons ATGTCGTCGGAAACAGAAGAAACGGCGATGGCGTCGTTGGGtatgaagaaaaggaaaaagtattGGTCTCAGTCTCAGTCTCCGATGATCATGACAACCTCCGCCGTAAGTTCTCTCGATTCCTCTGCATCTCAATTACATACTCATGAGAATGTTTATTCTTCTAGGAAAatcatcatcaacaataaaCTTGATGTTCCAAATAATAAGAGTGTACAAGTAGAAGAAGAGTCGTTTAttattgagaaaagaaaatcgAATAATAGAGCTAGACATAGACCTAGACCTAGACGAGGAGGTAAGAATAGGGTTGTGGTGCTTTCTCCTTATTTTGCTAAGCAACAACAACGACCCACCACCAGCACCAGCACCAGAATCATCAACAAGTCGAATGAGATTGATCTGGGGTTTGATGGTAATGCCCAGGGGAGACGAAAGGATAGTCGGCGTTACACGCAGCAGGGTTTGGAATATGAAGATCATAAAATGGAGTCCGATTACCAAATAGCCAGTCCACTTGAGGATGGAAGTTTACAAAATGAGATTTTAAAGCTTGAAGATCTCCTCTCACAATGCACTTACAAGACAAAGGATGGCCAGTATGACGATGTTGATGGTGGCAGGAACTTAGCTGCGGAGGTTGAGAATGAGGCTGTTATGTTACCAAGCATTTATGCTAACTTGAAAGAAGACCAATTGCAGCAACCTGGGTTACAAATTGGAAAGCTTTCTCATTCCAAGCGCAggagaagaaatgaaaaacagcAAGCAATAGCTCGTGTTGATATTCGAAAGGTCTCCCCTTACTTTGCAAATGAAGGAGGACCCAAGGTTGAGGAGACCATTCCCAACAAAAACACTGTAATATCAAAGCATAGTAGAGGTGATGGTGACCCAAGGAAGGATAAGAAGAGGGGGAAGAGAAAGGATGATAGAATTAGCAAGGAGTGTACCAAGTCTAATGAGATACTGGGGTTTGAGAAAGCCGTTTTAATAGATGAGGATGTAGGTTTAACTGAAGTTTTTGATGGTAATGCCAAGGGGAGAAGAAAGGATAGCAGGCATTACACGCGGGATTTTCACAAAATGGTAGTTAAAGATGAGGAGAGGGAGATGGCGGATGAAGAGCAAAAAATGGAGGTAGATTACAAAATAAAACGTAGGACTAGTCCATTTGAGGGAAGTTTACAAAAAGAGGATTTGAAGCTTGAGGATGTTCTGTCACAATACACTTACAGGAGTCATGATATGACAGAGAACGGAAAGAATGGCCAGCATGATGAGGAGCAAGAGAAGAAATGTAGCGAGAAACTTAGTTTCCCATTTGAGATGACAAACAATTCATCCGTTCTACCTGATGATGGTAGCAGGAACTTGGCTGGGAAGATTGAGAATGAGGCTGTTATATTGCCAAGCATTCATacaaacttgaaagaagagCAAGTGCCGCAAAATGGGTTAGAAATTGGAAAGGTTTCTCGTTCCAAGTGGAggagaagaaatgaaaaacagcAAGCAATAGCTCAAGTTGAAATTCGAAAGGTCTCCCCTTACTTCTGGAGGTCAACGGGACAGGTGGTAAGAAATGATGGTGAtggtacaaaaaaaattaaaccaccAAGACGTTGTGCAAGAACTCATGCTACTTCTGTGAGGGTCTCACCCTACTTCCAAAAGAtatccaaagaagaagaaaatgaagatggCCGTTTGTTGGAAGGTAGCAATGGATATAAAAAACCTGTTGCAATTAGGACtgttctttcttcttctgagAAGCTAGACGATGCATACCGAAGAAAAAGTCCAGATAACACGTGGAAGCCTCCGCGCACCACACCTGGTCTACTCCAAGAGCGTCATGCCCATGATCCTTGGAGGGTATTGGTGATATGTATGCTCCTAAATCGGACATCTGGTTTTCAG GCTAGAAGGGTTATATCGAATCTCTTTACTCTTTGTCCTGATGCAAAGACAGCAACTGAGGTTGCCAAAGAGGAAATAGAAAAGATTATAAAAACTCTAGGTCTACAAAAGAAGAGGGCTTCGATGATACAACGCTTGTCTCGGGAGTATATGGGGGAAAGCTGGACCCATGTGACTCAGCTGCATGGTGTTGGCAA GTATGCAGCTGATGCGTACGCAATATTTTGTACAGGAAAGTGGGACCAGGTAAGGCCTAATGATCATATGCTAAATCATTACTGGAGATTTCtcaaagatagagagagaaagagagggctGATCTGA
- the LOC126691948 gene encoding uncharacterized protein LOC126691948 isoform X2 → MSSETEETAMASLGMKKRKKYWSQSQSPMIMTTSAVSSLDSSASQLHTHENVYSSRKIIINNKLDVPNNKSVQVEEESFIIEKRKSNNRARHRPRPRRGGKNRVVVLSPYFAKQQQRPTTSTSTRIINKSNEIDLGFDGNAQGRRKDSRRYTQQGLEYEDHKMESDYQIASPLEDGSLQNEILKLEDLLSQCTYKTKDGQYDDVDGGRNLAAEVENEAVMLPSIYANLKEDQLQQPGLQIGKLSHSKRRRRNEKQQAIARVDIRKVSPYFANEGGPKVEETIPNKNTVISKHSRGDGDPRKDKKRGKRKDDRISKECTKSNEILGFEKAVLIDEDVGLTEVFDGNAKGRRKDSRHYTRDFHKMVVKDEEREMADEEQKMEVDYKIKRRTSPFEGSLQKEDLKLEDVLSQYTYRSHDMTENGKNGQHDEEQEKKCSEKLSFPFEMTNNSSVLPDDGSRNLAGKIENEAVILPSIHTNLKEEQVPQNGLEIGKVSRSKWRRRNEKQQAIAQVEIRKVSPYFWRSTGQVVRNDGDGTKKIKPPRRCARTHATSVRVSPYFQKISKEEENEDGRLLEGSNGYKKPVAIRTVLSSSEKLDDAYRRKSPDNTWKPPRTTPGLLQERHAHDPWRVLVICMLLNRTSGFQARRVISNLFTLCPDAKTATEVAKEEIEKIIKTLGLQKKRASMIQRLSREYMGESWTHVTQLHGVGMQLMRTQYFVQESGTR, encoded by the exons ATGTCGTCGGAAACAGAAGAAACGGCGATGGCGTCGTTGGGtatgaagaaaaggaaaaagtattGGTCTCAGTCTCAGTCTCCGATGATCATGACAACCTCCGCCGTAAGTTCTCTCGATTCCTCTGCATCTCAATTACATACTCATGAGAATGTTTATTCTTCTAGGAAAatcatcatcaacaataaaCTTGATGTTCCAAATAATAAGAGTGTACAAGTAGAAGAAGAGTCGTTTAttattgagaaaagaaaatcgAATAATAGAGCTAGACATAGACCTAGACCTAGACGAGGAGGTAAGAATAGGGTTGTGGTGCTTTCTCCTTATTTTGCTAAGCAACAACAACGACCCACCACCAGCACCAGCACCAGAATCATCAACAAGTCGAATGAGATTGATCTGGGGTTTGATGGTAATGCCCAGGGGAGACGAAAGGATAGTCGGCGTTACACGCAGCAGGGTTTGGAATATGAAGATCATAAAATGGAGTCCGATTACCAAATAGCCAGTCCACTTGAGGATGGAAGTTTACAAAATGAGATTTTAAAGCTTGAAGATCTCCTCTCACAATGCACTTACAAGACAAAGGATGGCCAGTATGACGATGTTGATGGTGGCAGGAACTTAGCTGCGGAGGTTGAGAATGAGGCTGTTATGTTACCAAGCATTTATGCTAACTTGAAAGAAGACCAATTGCAGCAACCTGGGTTACAAATTGGAAAGCTTTCTCATTCCAAGCGCAggagaagaaatgaaaaacagcAAGCAATAGCTCGTGTTGATATTCGAAAGGTCTCCCCTTACTTTGCAAATGAAGGAGGACCCAAGGTTGAGGAGACCATTCCCAACAAAAACACTGTAATATCAAAGCATAGTAGAGGTGATGGTGACCCAAGGAAGGATAAGAAGAGGGGGAAGAGAAAGGATGATAGAATTAGCAAGGAGTGTACCAAGTCTAATGAGATACTGGGGTTTGAGAAAGCCGTTTTAATAGATGAGGATGTAGGTTTAACTGAAGTTTTTGATGGTAATGCCAAGGGGAGAAGAAAGGATAGCAGGCATTACACGCGGGATTTTCACAAAATGGTAGTTAAAGATGAGGAGAGGGAGATGGCGGATGAAGAGCAAAAAATGGAGGTAGATTACAAAATAAAACGTAGGACTAGTCCATTTGAGGGAAGTTTACAAAAAGAGGATTTGAAGCTTGAGGATGTTCTGTCACAATACACTTACAGGAGTCATGATATGACAGAGAACGGAAAGAATGGCCAGCATGATGAGGAGCAAGAGAAGAAATGTAGCGAGAAACTTAGTTTCCCATTTGAGATGACAAACAATTCATCCGTTCTACCTGATGATGGTAGCAGGAACTTGGCTGGGAAGATTGAGAATGAGGCTGTTATATTGCCAAGCATTCATacaaacttgaaagaagagCAAGTGCCGCAAAATGGGTTAGAAATTGGAAAGGTTTCTCGTTCCAAGTGGAggagaagaaatgaaaaacagcAAGCAATAGCTCAAGTTGAAATTCGAAAGGTCTCCCCTTACTTCTGGAGGTCAACGGGACAGGTGGTAAGAAATGATGGTGAtggtacaaaaaaaattaaaccaccAAGACGTTGTGCAAGAACTCATGCTACTTCTGTGAGGGTCTCACCCTACTTCCAAAAGAtatccaaagaagaagaaaatgaagatggCCGTTTGTTGGAAGGTAGCAATGGATATAAAAAACCTGTTGCAATTAGGACtgttctttcttcttctgagAAGCTAGACGATGCATACCGAAGAAAAAGTCCAGATAACACGTGGAAGCCTCCGCGCACCACACCTGGTCTACTCCAAGAGCGTCATGCCCATGATCCTTGGAGGGTATTGGTGATATGTATGCTCCTAAATCGGACATCTGGTTTTCAG GCTAGAAGGGTTATATCGAATCTCTTTACTCTTTGTCCTGATGCAAAGACAGCAACTGAGGTTGCCAAAGAGGAAATAGAAAAGATTATAAAAACTCTAGGTCTACAAAAGAAGAGGGCTTCGATGATACAACGCTTGTCTCGGGAGTATATGGGGGAAAGCTGGACCCATGTGACTCAGCTGCATGGTGTTG GTATGCAGCTGATGCGTACGCAATATTTTGTACAGGAAAGTGGGACCAGGTAA